The following coding sequences are from one Humulus lupulus chromosome X, drHumLupu1.1, whole genome shotgun sequence window:
- the LOC133803453 gene encoding WAT1-related protein At1g43650: protein MMKSSSSSSSSLIGYPMALESQKPYIAMIFVQLIYAGMALFSKAAIAQGMNPFVFVVYRQAFAAFVLAPFAFFLESGKVTPLSWSLLCKIFFISLIGITLSMNLFYVALNFTSATFAAATTNAIPAITFVMAVLLRMEGVCIKNVHGVAKVVGSVVSLSGAMVYAFVKGPPLKLMKNWYLSDHDDHHHHHQITKHNYHRHDWIKGSLMMLSANTAWSLWLILQGPIVKQYPAKLRLTTLQCLFSCIQSAFLAIAMERNPSSWKLGWDINLLSVAYCGIIVTGITYWLQVWAIEKKGPVFTSLFTPLALIITAILSAIIWKETFYWGSVGGAILLVGGLYSVLWGKKKDGDRGSETNAQRQESKEEIV, encoded by the exons ATGAtgaagagtagtagtagtagtagtagtagtttgatAGGGTATCCCATGGCATTGGAGAGCCAAAAGCCTTATATTGCTATGATTTTTGTACAGCTTATTTATGCAGGCATGGCCTTGTTCTCCAAGGCTGCAATCGCCCAAGGAATGAATCCCTTTGTCTTTGTTGTCTATCGTCAAGCTTTTGCAGCTTTTGTCTTGGCTCCTTTTGCTTTCTTCTTAGAAAg TGGGAAAGTGACTCCTTTGTCATGGTCTTTGCTCTGCAAAATTTTCTTCATCTCCTTGATTGG GATCACTCTGAGCATGAATCTCTTCTATGTTGCCCTCAACTTCACGTCAGCAACATTTGCTGCAGCCACCACCAACGCCATCCCAGCCATTACTTTTGTCATGGCAGTTTTACTAAG AATGGAGGGTGTCTGTATAAAAAATGTGCATGGTGTGGCCAAGGTGGTGGGATCAGTGGTGAGTCTATCTGGGGCAATGGTGTATGCTTTTGTGAAGGGCCCTCCATTGAAATTAATGAAGAATTGGTACTTATCAGATCATGAtgatcatcatcaccatcatcaaATCACCAAACACAATTACCACAGACATGACTGGATCAAAGGTTCACTTATGATGCTTTCAGCCAACACTGCTTGGTCTTTATGGCTTATTCTCCAG GGTCCTATAGTGAAGCAATATCCAGCAAAGTTGAGACTCACCACGCTTCAATGCCTCTTTAGCTGCATACAATCTGCGTTTTTAGCCATTGCAATGGAGAGAAACCCATCATCATGGAAACTTGGATGGGACATTAATCTTCTTTCTGTTGCTTACTGT GGTATAATTGTAACTGGCATAACTTATTGGCTTCAAGTTTGGGCTATAGAGAAAAAGGGTCCTGTTTTCACATCACTATTCACTCCATTAGCTCTTATTATAACCGCAATCCTATCAGCGATCATTTGGAAAGAAACTTTTTACTGGGGAAG TGTTGGTGGGGCAATTTTGCT